In one Juglans regia cultivar Chandler chromosome 11, Walnut 2.0, whole genome shotgun sequence genomic region, the following are encoded:
- the LOC109012700 gene encoding 50S ribosomal protein L18, whose amino-acid sequence MVIPPPVRPPRITNYLKPYVLKMHFTNKYVSTQVIHAPTATIASSASSQEKALRPSMESTRDVAAAGKIGKILGERLLLKDIPAVAVHLKREQRYHGKVKAVIDSLREAGVKLL is encoded by the coding sequence ATGGTTATTCCTCCGCCTGTTAGGCCTCCAAGAATTACAAACTATCTTAAGCCTTACGTCCTGAAGATGCACTTTACAAACAAGTATGTGAGTACCCAGGTGATACACGCACCGACCGCCACTATTGCCTCTTCTGCAAGTTCACAGGAGAAGGCCTTGAGACCAAGCATGGAATCTACTCGGGATGTAGCTGCTGCTGGAAAGATCGGAAAAATATTGGGGGAGCGCCTACTGCTCAAAGACATCCCAGCTGTTGCTGTTCACTTGAAGAGAGAACAAAGATATCATGGTAAGGTCAAAGCTGTCATTGATTCTTTGAGGGAAGCTGGTGTCAAGTTGCTTTAA